A part of Pectinophora gossypiella chromosome Z, ilPecGoss1.1, whole genome shotgun sequence genomic DNA contains:
- the LOC126380198 gene encoding uncharacterized protein LOC126380198 has protein sequence MENILENQAILEDGIKKVLINFKKDGASRKTPENIKRRLTTLDLYWEDYVSNHGKLKELLPQDHEYFSGRYYENAKSAYLETREFIEKSSVTINPVTVVDKDNNPVDDFQESVSQQGASTSKDNEFVRENKINTGSSSKLDDMIKKQLSNFKAFARTVVNINIENMNEKWEFVDSLHTLQSRWQAIDALHWELDSELQGSNQQYESRFTEHEAKYLAVKKAINTKLWSVSHREKSTPQLDIPVFIGNYQQWVSFKDLFCEAIHNNPSLSNAQKLQYLKSKLRGEPERLIQHLPISSDNYVGAWEILNNRYENKKRIFNSHIGALMNLPVMPQATVQNLKRLHDVTTECLNAIKNIGVNIDTWDPILVYILAQKLDTDTNNDYNDSLKDSKQLPNLKEFLEFLEKRFTSMESARRKQEQKSNTNSTITSDKQEKQYHYKRYFSSNKATSQSSRFNKNNKLKCPVCNMEHGIYYCKQFLEMSPTQKRQIISKFNICCNCLFSHNGKLCTSNRRCRECNGCHNTILHEACKNNTTPTHAESSHRGERASGISHVAQQGNTPETLLSTALVNVTGASGESYTLRALIDQGSQVSLITGHAAQLLRLPRRKCKGIITGVGAKDNTCTGMLTISCNSLTEEFIFNADVYIMKSLTRNLPSGICNVGNMTPVAQQTRLGWILCGKVQTLQCNVVLNNIEELHRFWEIEDIQEDTSFSTEESQCVEFYKTTTTRSEDGKYQVRLPLKSNIDQLGQSKHKAIAQFHQLERKFSKNKTLEQEYKLFIHEYQNLYHMKLADGNTKLDYYLPHHCVLREQSTTTSHRVVFNASQTTTSGQSLNDCMCKGPNLQKDLLTLILGWRQYKVAFTADIEKMFRQIWIHKADQGLQKIVWRDSPRDLLREYQLTTVTYGTKAAPFLAMMTLRQLAADEKVHYPEASQVVENCFYMDDLLHGTHSLETALQLKQDLMELMKSGGFHLRKWNSNYQELKQEGDKQGQNNYNFKQAESTKTLGLIWNPDQDIFIFQSKIPNENGENTKRTLLSDISKLFDPLGWLTPLSTKMKLLFQQV, from the exons ATGGAAAACATACTTGAAAATCAAGCAATTTTAGAAGATGGTATCaagaaagttttaataaactttaaaaaggaTGGTGCAAGTCGCAAGACCCCTGAGAACATCAAGAGACGTCTCACGACCTTGGACTTGTACTGGGAGGATTATGTCTCTAACCACGGTAAGCTTAAGGAGCTTTTACCTCAAGACCACGAATACTTCTCCGGTCGTTATTACGAAAACGCAAAGAGTGCTTACTTAGAAACAAGGGAATTTATAGAAAAATCAAGCGTAACTATAAACCCGGTCACGGTGGTCGACAAGGACAACAATCCAGTGGATGATTTCCAAGAAAGTGTTAGCCAACAAGGTGCTTCCACTTCTAAAGATAATGAGTTCGTGCGGGAGAATAAAATCAATACCGGAAGTAGCAGCAAGCTTGATGACATGATAAAAAAGCAATTAAGCAATTTCAAGGCTTTTGCTAGAACAGTAGTTAACATCAATATAGAAAACATGAATGAAAAGTGGGAGTTCGTAGATAGTCTGCATACCCTTCAATCGCGTTGGCAGGCTATAGACGCTCTTCATTGGGAGTTAGACAGTGAGCTGCAAGGATCTAATCAGCAGTACGAGAGCAGGTTCACCGAACACGAAGCTAAGTATTTAGCAGTCAAGAAGGCCATTAATACCAAGCTATGGTCCGTATCACATCGAGAAAAGTCAACTCCGCAGCTTGATATACCTGTTTTTATCGGGAACTACCAACAATGGGTATCATTCAAGGACTTATTTTGCGAGGCGATACATAATAATCCTTCTCTGTCTAACGCCCAAAAGTTACAATACCTTAAAAGCAAGCTTAGGGGAGAACCAGAGCGCCTAATCCAACATCTTCCGATCAGTTCAGACAACTATGTCGGTGCCTGGGAGATTCTCAACAACAGATACGAAAACAAGAAACGTATCTTCAATTCGCATATTGGTGCGTTAATGAACCTTCCAGTTATGCCTCAAGCTACTGTTCAAAATCTCAAGCGCCTACACGACGTCACTACCGAGTGTCTAAATGCCATAAAAAACATAGGTGTTAACATAGACACCTGGGACCCGATCCTTGTGTATATTTTAGCACAAAAACTCGACACAGATACCAACAATGACTACAATGACTCATTGAAGGATTCGAAACAGCTGCCTAATCTAAAAGAATTTCTAGAATTCTTAGAGAAGAGATTTACTTCCATGGAAAGTGCCCGCCGCAAGCAAGAACAAAAGTCGAATACAAACTCTACAATTACATCGGACAAACAAGAAAAACAGTATCATTACAAGCGATACTTTTCCAGCAACAAGGCTACATCGCAATCATcaagatttaataaaaataacaaattgaaATGTCCGGTATGTAATATGGAACATGGAATTTATTACTGCAAGCAATTCTTGGAAATGTCTCCGACTCAAAAACGTCAAATCATATCAAAATTTAACATTTGCTGCAATTGTTTATTCAGCCATAATGGTAAACTTTGCACTTCAAACAGGCGATGCCGTGAATGCAATGGCTGTCATAATACAATTTTACATGAAGCTTGTAAAAACAACACGACACCGACTCACGCGGAATCGTCACATCGGGGTGAACGAGCGAGTGGTATCTCGCACGTGGCTCAACAAGGAAACACACCCGAGACACTTTTATCGACAGCTTTGGTAAACGTAACAGGAGCCAGTGGAGAGTCGTATACATTACGAGCTCTCATTGATCAAGGCTCACAAGTGTCATTGATCACAGGGCATGCCGCACAATTGCTTCGTTTGCCAAGACGCAAATGTAAAGGCATCATAACAGGGGTTGGCGCCAAGGACAACACCTGCACTGGAATGTTAACCATCAGCTGTAACTCACTAACTGAAGAGTTTATTTTCAACGCTGATGTTTACATAATGAAAAGTTTAACAAGAAACTTGCCAA GTGGCATATGCAACGTCGGCAACATGACACCAGTTGCACAACAAACAAGGCTTGGGTGGATTTTGTGCGGCAAGGTACAAACTCTACAATGCAACGtggttttaaataatattgaggAATTACATCGATTTTGGGAAATTGAAGATATACAAGAGGACACTTCATTTTCGACGGAGGAGAGCCAATGTGTTGAGTTTTATAAGACAACGACAACAAGGTCGGAGGATGGAAAATATCAAGTCAGACTGCCTCTAAAATCAAACATAGATCAACTAGGACAATCGAAACATAAGGCTATAGCACAGTTTCATCAGCTTGAAAGAAAGTTTAGCAAGAATAAAACTTTAGAACAAgaatataagctgtttatacaCGAATACCAAAATTTGTATCATATGAAACTAGCTGACGGCAACACGAAGCTCGACTATTATTTACCACACCATTGCGTGCTACGCGAGCAATCTACTACAACATCGCACCGCGTAGTATTCAATGCTTCGCAAACTACAACAAGTGGACAAAGTCTCAATGACTGCATGTGTAAAGGGCCTAATTTACAAAAGGACCTTTTAACTTTGATTTTAGGGTGGAGACAATACAAGGTCGCCTTCACCGCAGATATCGAGAAAATGTTCAGACAGATATGGATTCACAAAGCTGATCAAGGTTTGCAGAAGATCGTGTGGAGAGATAGCCCACGTGACCTCTTACGTGAGTACCAACTGACGACAGTCACCTACGGCACCAAGGCCGCTCCTTTCCTCGCAATGATGACACTGCGTCAGCTGGCCGCGGATGAAAAAGTACACTACCCAGAAGCTTCTCAAGTGGTGGAGAATTGTTTCTACATGGATGATTTACTTCATGGAACCCACTCCTTAGAAACCGCATTACAACTAAAACAAGATCTTATGGAGCTTATGAAATCTGGAGGGTTTCAtttaagaaaatggaattctaatTATCAAGAACTAAAACAAGAGGGAGACAAACAAGGTCAAAATAACTATAATTTCAAGCAAGCGGAATCAACAAAGACCCTCGGTTTAATTTGGAACCCAGATCAAGATATTTTCATTTTCCAATCAAAAATCCCTAACGAAAATGGTGAAAATACAAAACGAACGCTATTGTCGGACATATCCAAGCTGTTCGACCCGTTAGGGTGGCTAACTCCACTATCTACAAAAATGAAGCTACTGTTCCAGCAAGTATGA